One Xylanivirga thermophila genomic region harbors:
- a CDS encoding DUF7768 domain-containing protein has product MKPIIYVCSPLRGDVKRNINKAIGYSRYAYVKGGIPLAPHTIFTQFLDDEDEEERNAGIDIGLELLNICDELWAFGDKISVGMLNEIERAKSLGIIVKRFNERCEPLDE; this is encoded by the coding sequence GTGAAACCAATTATCTATGTATGTTCTCCCTTAAGGGGAGATGTTAAAAGGAATATAAATAAAGCTATAGGTTATTCAAGGTATGCCTATGTCAAGGGTGGTATTCCCTTGGCACCTCATACCATCTTTACTCAGTTTTTAGATGACGAGGATGAAGAGGAAAGAAACGCAGGAATAGATATAGGGCTTGAACTTTTAAATATATGTGATGAACTATGGGCCTTTGGAGATAAAATCTCTGTGGGAATGCTTAATGAAATTGAAAGGGCTAAGTCACTAGGGATTATAGTAAAAAGGTTTAATGAAAGGTGTGAACCTTTGGATGAATAG
- a CDS encoding DNA polymerase, which produces MKTLAIDIETYSSIDLRTSGVFAYTEADDFEILLFAYAFDDEEVQIIDLAQGEELPNEIIEALTDPSIIKTAFNAQFERTCLSKHLNIEMLPEQWRCSQVHSLTLGLPISLAGVAKCLKLETQKMDEGKALIRYFSIPCRPTKANGSRTRNLPHHDLIKWETFKEYCKRDVEVEREIRKKLENFPMEYKELKLWFIDQEINGYGVKIDKGIVENAIKCDEVYQKKLYEEAVKLTGLDNPNSPLQLRNWLEDETGLEVDSLTKDLVSDLLSKDISPKAKRVLELRQDMSKTSVKKYEAMNRAMCKDERVRGLLQFYGAATGRWAGRLVQVHNLPRNDMSNLDLARELLLAGDYETLELLFDSVPDVLSQLIRTAFIPSPNSRFIVADFSAIEARVIAWLAGEKWRMDVFNSHGKIYEASASQMFGVPVEEIHKGSVLRQKGKIAELALGYGGSKGALKAMGAIDMGLSEEELPELVSAWRKSNSNIVRLWWDVESAAIKAVKERTVVSMQYGLKFYFKSGVLFIRLPSGRSLAYVRPRIEIDERFNKDKLTYEGIEGMKWGRIDTYGGKSTENIIQAIARDCLAESMLRLEKYGYRIVFHVHDEVILDVPKDNGSLEEVEGIMGLDIPWAPGLPLRAEAFESDYYKKD; this is translated from the coding sequence ATGAAGACCTTAGCAATAGATATCGAAACCTATAGTAGTATAGACCTCAGAACTTCTGGGGTCTTCGCCTACACAGAAGCAGATGATTTTGAAATATTATTATTTGCCTATGCCTTTGATGATGAAGAAGTGCAGATTATAGATTTAGCTCAAGGGGAAGAGCTACCAAATGAAATTATAGAAGCACTAACAGATCCATCAATAATTAAAACAGCTTTTAATGCACAGTTTGAGAGAACATGTCTATCAAAACACCTTAATATTGAAATGCTACCTGAACAGTGGAGATGTTCCCAGGTACATTCTTTAACATTAGGACTTCCCATAAGCCTTGCAGGAGTAGCAAAGTGCCTAAAGCTAGAAACTCAGAAGATGGATGAAGGGAAAGCACTTATAAGATATTTTTCTATACCCTGCAGGCCTACTAAAGCCAATGGAAGTAGAACTAGAAACCTACCCCATCACGATTTAATTAAATGGGAAACATTCAAAGAATACTGTAAACGGGATGTGGAAGTTGAAAGGGAGATTAGAAAGAAGTTAGAAAATTTCCCAATGGAATATAAGGAATTAAAACTATGGTTCATAGACCAAGAAATAAACGGATATGGTGTAAAAATAGATAAAGGAATAGTAGAAAATGCAATTAAATGCGATGAAGTATACCAAAAGAAATTATATGAAGAAGCTGTAAAACTAACAGGACTAGATAATCCAAATAGTCCATTACAGCTAAGAAACTGGCTTGAAGATGAGACGGGATTAGAAGTAGATAGCTTAACAAAAGATTTAGTATCAGATTTATTAAGTAAAGATATAAGTCCTAAAGCAAAAAGAGTATTAGAACTAAGGCAAGACATGTCAAAGACTTCTGTTAAAAAGTATGAAGCCATGAATAGAGCAATGTGTAAAGATGAAAGGGTTAGAGGACTACTTCAGTTTTATGGGGCGGCAACAGGGAGATGGGCGGGAAGATTAGTTCAAGTTCACAATCTTCCTAGAAATGATATGAGTAATTTGGATTTAGCAAGGGAACTTCTTCTAGCTGGAGATTATGAAACACTAGAACTACTCTTCGATTCAGTACCAGATGTTCTATCTCAGCTTATTAGAACAGCCTTTATTCCTTCTCCTAATTCAAGATTTATTGTAGCAGACTTTAGTGCCATTGAAGCTAGAGTTATAGCTTGGCTTGCAGGAGAGAAATGGAGAATGGATGTATTTAATTCCCATGGAAAGATATATGAAGCTTCAGCATCTCAGATGTTTGGAGTTCCTGTAGAAGAAATTCATAAGGGTAGCGTATTAAGACAGAAAGGTAAGATTGCAGAGTTGGCCTTAGGTTATGGAGGAAGTAAAGGTGCCTTAAAGGCTATGGGTGCAATAGATATGGGGCTTAGTGAAGAAGAACTACCTGAGCTTGTATCTGCTTGGAGAAAATCCAATTCAAATATAGTTAGACTTTGGTGGGATGTAGAAAGTGCTGCAATTAAAGCAGTTAAGGAAAGAACTGTAGTTAGTATGCAATATGGTCTTAAGTTCTACTTTAAATCAGGAGTGTTATTTATAAGACTGCCATCAGGTAGAAGTCTTGCTTATGTAAGGCCTAGGATTGAAATTGATGAAAGATTTAATAAAGATAAGTTAACCTATGAAGGTATAGAAGGAATGAAGTGGGGTCGCATTGACACCTATGGAGGAAAATCAACAGAGAATATTATACAAGCCATAGCAAGGGACTGTTTAGCTGAATCTATGCTAAGGCTTGAAAAGTACGGATATAGGATTGTATTTCATGTTCATGATGAAGTTATACTAGATGTTCCAAAGGATAATGGCTCATTAGAAGAAGTGGAGGGAATTATGGGACTTGATATCCCTTGGGCTCCAGGACTTCCATTAAGAGCTGAAGCCTTTGAGAGTGATTACTATAAAAAAGATTAG
- a CDS encoding DUF2815 family protein translates to MSKVITGKVRFSYAYLFKPQAGIGGGDEKYSVSAIIPKDDKKTIEAIERAIEKATKEGVSRYGSKFGKAANFRNPLRDGDIDKADDPAYKDSYFLNVKSKTKPGVVDKDLNEILDPSEVYSGCYGRLSITAFPYSVNGSTGVSFSLNNAMKLSDGEPLGGKSRAADDFSAFADEDDDLLG, encoded by the coding sequence ATGAGTAAAGTGATAACAGGAAAAGTGAGATTTAGCTATGCCTATCTATTTAAACCACAGGCAGGAATAGGTGGTGGAGATGAAAAGTATTCAGTATCAGCCATAATTCCAAAGGATGATAAGAAAACCATTGAAGCTATAGAGAGGGCAATAGAAAAAGCTACAAAAGAAGGAGTATCCAGATACGGTTCTAAGTTTGGTAAGGCTGCCAACTTTAGAAACCCTCTAAGAGATGGAGATATAGACAAAGCAGATGATCCAGCTTACAAAGACAGTTATTTCTTAAATGTAAAATCCAAGACTAAACCAGGAGTAGTAGATAAGGACTTAAATGAAATCCTTGATCCATCGGAAGTCTACTCAGGCTGCTATGGAAGATTAAGTATCACAGCTTTTCCATATTCGGTAAATGGTTCAACAGGAGTCAGCTTCTCCTTAAATAATGCAATGAAGCTATCAGACGGAGAACCTTTAGGTGGCAAGTCTAGAGCTGCAGATGACTTCTCAGCCTTTGCCGATGAAGATGATGACCTATTAGGATAA
- a CDS encoding rRNA biogenesis protein rrp5, translated as MSRMKLALNVVEDLRSLADSIETLAKSVTDTNDAEVEEERKPEVPKIKFEDLRAVLAVLTRSGKQAKVKELITKYGAKKLSEVPEEKYQELLDAAREIQ; from the coding sequence ATGAGCAGAATGAAACTAGCTTTGAATGTAGTGGAAGATTTGAGAAGTCTAGCAGATAGCATTGAAACTTTAGCAAAATCAGTTACTGATACAAATGATGCTGAGGTGGAAGAGGAAAGAAAACCAGAGGTACCAAAGATTAAATTTGAAGATTTGAGGGCTGTACTTGCAGTTTTAACCCGTTCAGGAAAACAAGCTAAAGTAAAAGAACTAATAACAAAATATGGTGCCAAAAAATTAAGTGAAGTACCAGAGGAAAAGTATCAAGAACTGTTAGACGCAGCGAGGGAAATACAATGA
- a CDS encoding sigma-70 family RNA polymerase sigma factor has translation MSKRDYKILGQAVSEEVYKEYYQMDRRRRYLEEDIKVGRIDIDPKTGRPKFIPSKEDSYERLTDEGLQFEDGQSVEDIVCDKATLLILQEALKELDKEEKEIITGLYYENLTTRETGKRIRKSHVTVGKKHKKILEKLKKYFNKKGYQDSSFIG, from the coding sequence ATGTCAAAAAGAGATTATAAAATTCTAGGACAAGCTGTATCAGAGGAAGTCTATAAAGAGTACTACCAAATGGATAGAAGACGCAGATATCTAGAGGAAGACATCAAAGTTGGGAGGATAGATATTGATCCAAAGACAGGTAGACCTAAATTCATCCCAAGTAAAGAGGATTCCTATGAAAGATTAACAGACGAAGGGCTGCAATTTGAAGATGGACAATCAGTAGAAGATATTGTTTGTGATAAAGCAACCCTTCTTATTCTACAAGAAGCCTTAAAAGAATTAGATAAAGAAGAAAAAGAAATCATCACAGGCTTATACTATGAAAATTTAACTACTAGAGAAACAGGAAAAAGAATTAGAAAGTCTCATGTGACAGTAGGTAAGAAGCATAAAAAGATTTTAGAAAAGCTGAAGAAATATTTTAATAAAAAAGGTTACCAAGACAGCTCCTTCATCGGCTAA
- a CDS encoding DUF2800 domain-containing protein gives MTDHALLSASGADRWMACTPSPRAEESVSEESSEFAKEGTFAHTLAELKLSLHLGEISKKDYNKRLKELKTNEFYSGELEKYVDVYVNFAIEKINEAKARTKDALILLEMRLDYSPWVREGFGTGDLVLISDDVLEIVDLKFGKGIKVEAQDNSQLKLYSLGAINEFGLLYDIKTIKMTICQPRLDHISTDEVAADDLLDWAENIVKPLAELAYEGKGDFKSGDHCRFCRIRYSCRKRSEDNLKLACLDFRPPPTLTDEEIVEVLETIDDLVKWAKDVEEYAFKEAANKGKQWPGFKLVEGRRTRRYSSEEKVAKVLLDAGYEEEKIFSKSLLSLTKLEKELGKKEFEEILGDLIEIPPGKLKLVPDSDKRVAVKNSAEIDFKEEM, from the coding sequence ATGACAGACCATGCACTATTAAGTGCTTCAGGTGCAGACCGTTGGATGGCTTGCACTCCAAGTCCTAGAGCTGAGGAAAGTGTGTCTGAAGAGTCCAGTGAGTTTGCAAAAGAAGGAACCTTTGCCCATACACTTGCTGAACTTAAACTATCCCTCCATCTAGGTGAAATATCAAAGAAGGACTATAACAAAAGATTAAAAGAACTAAAGACCAATGAATTTTATAGTGGAGAACTAGAAAAGTATGTGGATGTATATGTGAACTTTGCCATAGAAAAAATCAATGAAGCCAAAGCAAGAACTAAGGATGCTTTAATACTTCTAGAGATGAGGCTTGACTATAGCCCTTGGGTAAGAGAAGGCTTTGGTACTGGAGATTTAGTTTTAATATCAGATGATGTGCTTGAAATAGTAGATTTGAAGTTTGGAAAAGGCATCAAAGTAGAAGCACAAGATAATAGTCAGCTAAAACTATATAGCCTGGGAGCAATTAATGAGTTTGGACTTCTTTATGATATAAAAACCATCAAAATGACTATTTGCCAGCCAAGGCTAGACCATATATCTACAGATGAAGTAGCAGCAGATGATTTACTTGATTGGGCTGAAAATATAGTCAAGCCTTTAGCAGAACTAGCCTATGAAGGCAAGGGAGATTTTAAGTCTGGAGACCACTGTAGATTTTGCAGAATTAGATACTCCTGTAGGAAGAGGTCAGAAGATAATCTTAAACTAGCCTGCTTAGACTTTAGACCACCACCAACCCTTACAGATGAAGAAATAGTAGAAGTCCTAGAAACTATAGATGACTTAGTAAAGTGGGCTAAGGATGTAGAGGAATATGCATTTAAGGAAGCTGCAAATAAGGGAAAACAGTGGCCAGGCTTTAAGTTAGTAGAAGGAAGAAGAACTAGAAGATATTCATCAGAGGAAAAGGTAGCTAAAGTGCTACTTGATGCAGGATATGAAGAAGAGAAAATATTTTCAAAATCCTTGCTAAGCCTTACAAAACTAGAGAAAGAACTAGGCAAAAAGGAATTTGAAGAAATACTAGGTGACCTAATAGAAATACCACCAGGAAAATTAAAGCTGGTGCCAGATAGTGATAAAAGAGTAGCAGTTAAAAATAGTGCAGAAATAGATTTTAAGGAGGAAATGTAA